Sequence from the Hamadaea flava genome:
CGTCCATCAGGGCAGGCGGCGCCGGTAACGATGAGCCGCTCGGGTGAAGAGCAGGAGTGCGGTCAGCAGCCACGGCGGTCGCTGCTTTCGGCGTATCACCGGCGGGGAGCGCGGCCAGCGCGACCTGGGGGCGGGCCACGGTGAGTTCGCCCTGCGCGGGCCGTTCCTCGACCACCAGCTCGCGCGGCAGCAGCGCGACGGCGGTGATCCCGCCGTAGGGCGACGCGCGGAGGGTGACCTTGATGCCGTGCCGAGCGGCCAGCCGCGCCACCACGAACAGACCGAGCCGCGAGCTGTGCGCGGGGTCGAAGTCCGGTGGTTCGGCGAGCCGGCCGTTGGCCTCGTCGATCGCCTCCTGGGGCAGGCCGACGCCGCGGTCCTCGATCTCCACCGCGAACCCGTTGGGCACCAGCTGCCCGGAGAGCTGGACGTGCGTGTCGCGCGGGGAGAAGGCGGTCGCGTTCTCCAGCAGTTCGGCGAGCAGGTGCACGACGTCGCTGACAGCCCGGCCGATCAGCGCCATCTCGGGCAGCGTCACCACCGTGATCCGGGTGTACTCCTCGACTTCGGACACCGCCGAGCGCAGCACGTCGTGCAGCGGGACCGGGTTGCGCCAGCCCCGGCCGGGCACCGCGCCCGCCAGGATGACCAGGTCCTCGGAGTGGCGGCGCAGCCGCGTGCCGAGGTGGTCGATGCGGTACAGCTCCTCCAGGTCCTGCGGGTCGGTGACCCGGCGTTCCATCGCGTCGAGCAGCGACAGCTGCCGGTGCACCAGCACCTGGCTGCGCCGACCGAGGTTGAGGAAGACCTGGTTGAGGCCGGCCCGCAGATGCGCCTCATGGACCGCCGCCTCGATCGCCGTACGCTGCATCTCGGCGAACGCGCCGCCGAGTTGGCCCAGTTCGTCGTCGGCGTGGCTGAGCGGTGGCGCCTCGGCGTCCACGTCGACCGCCTCGCCGCGCCGCAGCCGGCCGACGACGTCGGGCAGTTTGCGATCGGCCATGTCGAGCGCTTCGGCCCGCAGCTCCCGCAGGCGCCGGATGATCGAGCGCGCGATCCGGATCGACAGCAGCACCAGGCCGATGATCAGCAGGAGGCCGAGCAGACCGGCGATCAGCAGCCGCAGGATGATCCTGGTGGCTGCCGGGGTGGCCGCCTCGATCGCCCGGCCGGCGATCTGATCCTCCAGATGCGACAGTTCCAGGTTGAGCGCGGTGATGTCGGCG
This genomic interval carries:
- a CDS encoding sensor histidine kinase encodes the protein MNRPLFLRRTWTIRSRVLLLLLAPLLPLVGMWAFSTTLSVSAAGNLLDAETSANNAALPTGAVAYSLERERKLSSQLVSGDTGVAGALKDQRSGTDSTVAKLKQFAEGEDLRDSASPAAMRRIDEMLTALGSLPTARASVDTGRYSRLQVVNAYTAMIEKAFAVFSTAIEVDDHTLAQASTTTATINEARDLFSLEDALISGVLAGGGTYAPGERSMIVQAIGAQRHLYIIGTRSLLAEDTAWYEKITTSEAYTRVRAAEDKISESTGTRVPGGIDRKQWDADITALNLELSHLEDQIAGRAIEAATPAATRIILRLLIAGLLGLLLIIGLVLLSIRIARSIIRRLRELRAEALDMADRKLPDVVGRLRRGEAVDVDAEAPPLSHADDELGQLGGAFAEMQRTAIEAAVHEAHLRAGLNQVFLNLGRRSQVLVHRQLSLLDAMERRVTDPQDLEELYRIDHLGTRLRRHSEDLVILAGAVPGRGWRNPVPLHDVLRSAVSEVEEYTRITVVTLPEMALIGRAVSDVVHLLAELLENATAFSPRDTHVQLSGQLVPNGFAVEIEDRGVGLPQEAIDEANGRLAEPPDFDPAHSSRLGLFVVARLAARHGIKVTLRASPYGGITAVALLPRELVVEERPAQGELTVARPQVALAALPAGDTPKAATAVAADRTPALHPSGSSLPAPPALMDEATAEQPMIAALAGEPLGPAARSAVQPVSGPHQLSPEGLPMRQRQASLAPQLRVQNGEEEQPVRTSRAPEASRSMLSSLQAGTNRGRAEAAQQAAPPLEGSEEQQ